The sequence below is a genomic window from Mycobacterium spongiae.
GCCCTTCGGCGGCACGAAGCCCGGCCAGTGAGGCGCCGACGATGACGATCCGGCCCTTCTCTTTAAACCTGTCTCCGTCGATCGTCATGCCCACCCCGCCCGCCCACCGCGCTTCCGGGACCCGCTACCGGTCATCGAGCTTGGTGTCGAGCTGGGCATCCGCCTTCTCCACGATGATTGCTTGCACCGGGCATGACGCGGCCGCCCGCAACACCCGCAGACGTTCGGTGTCATCAGGGTTGGGGTCGTAGGTGAGGGCTTCCTCGCCGCTGAGTTTGAGAACGCTCGGCGCCAGGGGCACGCACTGCGCATACCCCAAGCAGCGATTCAGGTCGACGACGATCCGCATAGCACCCCGATCCCGCGGCCAATGATGCGACGCCGCGTAGCGTACATCGACCGTGGCGCCGGTGCGATAGTTGGCGCGCGGCGGCGCCGCGCTGCGTGCATGCTGGGGCCATGAACAGAAACGAGATCACCGAACAGATTGTCGTCGCCCGCCTGGCCAAGGGCCTGAGCTGGCAGGAGCTGGCTGACGCCATCGGACGGCCGGTCATGTGGACGACGTCGGCGTTGCTGGGCCAACATCCGATTCCCGCTGAACTCGGCCGGGTTCTGGTGAAGAAGCTGGGCATTGACGAGTCGGCCGTTCCCACGCTGGCGGCAGTGCCCATGCGCGGCGGGCTGCCAACCTCGGTTCCCACCGATCCCACCATCTATCGCCTCTATGAGGCCTTGCAGGTATACGGCGGCGCCATCAAGGAATTGATCCACGAGCAATTTGGTGACGGCATCATGAGCGCCATCAATTTCCACGCCGACGTGCAGAAGAAACCACATCCCTCGGGTGACCGGGTCGTGGTGACGTTCAACGGCAAGTTCCTTCCCTACCAATGGGTCTCGGCCGACGACACTCCCGACGTCGGCGTGGGTCACTGAGCCATGGAGGCGCCGCGCCAGCGGGCGGACCTGGTTCTTTCCGGTGGCGGCGTCAAGTTCATGGGCCTGGTAGGTGCGATCGCGGGCCTTCTCGACGCTGGGTATACGACCTACCGGGTATCAGGCGTCTCCGCGGGGTCGGTGGTCGCCGTGATCTCGGCCGCAGCGTCGAAGGCTGACCAACTCGCGAGCGACCAGATCAGGGAGCTTGCGCTATCAGTGCCGCTGAGCAAATGGCGCGACGCCGGGCCGGTTCCGCTGCTCGGATCCGCATTGGGGCTGATGCGGGACTCGGCCATGTATCGCGGGGATGCCGCCTATGACTGGATTCGCGGCGAACTGAAGAACCTCGGCGTCACGACATTCGGTGAGTTGGCACTCGACGATGACCAGCTGCCCGTCGAGCAGCGCTATCGGGTCGCCGTCACGGTCGCTGATCTGACGAGAGCGCAGCTGGTGAGGTTGCCTTGGGACTATCGGCGGGTCTACGGAGTTGATCCGGATGAACAACCCGTCGCCATGGCGGTTCGCGCTTCCATGGCCATACCGTTCATTTACCCCCCGGTCACGGTTACCGGTATGGATGGACTGCGGTCCACACTGGTCGATGGTGGTGTGCTTTCGAGCTTTCCGATTGATTCTCTCGACCGCATCGACCGCATTCCGCCGCGTTGGCCCACTTTTGGGATAACGGTCATACCCAAGCTCGCTGAGGGCGTAGAACAGGCATTTCCCGCGCTGCGGCCGCTGCGGTTCCTCCAGCAGTCGGCGTTACTGGAAAGCCTCTTCACGACCATGCTCGTGGGCCACGACCAGGCTCATCTGAGCCAGCCGTGGGTCAGTGCGCGCACGATCCCCGTCGCCTCGACCGACGTGGGCGTCCTCGATTTCGACATCGCCACATCGCGCCTGGAGGAACTCTATGACCGAGGCTACGCAGCGACCGAAGCGTTCCTGTCGAGCTGGGATTGGCCCCAATACCTGCAGCGTTTCCGGCAGTTCCCAGAGTGATCACAGCACCACGATGCTGCCGATCGCTGCGCCCCTTCGCTGCCCTAGCGGTCTGCGGCCGCCCTGCGGCCGCGAAGGTGAAGTGACGGCTCGCGGCCTGCCTGTCACACTTCGACCTGGAGGAGGCGACGGGGGACATGGAGGAGGCGACGGTGGGGTGTTGCGGTTGCGCCAGCTACCGCAACACCCCACCGTCCACGTCGAGACCTACAATCCGAATTCGGCTTCTATCCCGTCGATCCCGGCCCGGATGGCCTTGAGGGCTTCGGCACGGGCTCGCAGCTTGGTTGCGGCATGGGAGCGCTGGTCGAGCTCGGCGAATTCCTGTGCGGCTTCCTCTGCGCGGCTGACCACCACCTCGGGCAGTGCTATCTCGTCGATGAATCCAGCTGCGAGGGCGGTTTCGCCAAAGAACGTCTTGGCCAGCCCGGCACTTTGCTGGTATGCGGATGGTGTCAGCCTTAGCTTGATGATCTCGAGCGCCGCATACGGCACAACCATGCCGATCGCAACTTCATTGGCCCGAACGTTGTAGGCGTGCGCGGCCACCCGATGGTCGCCGGAAGACAACAGGAATGCCCCCATGGCGATGGCGTGGCCGGTGCAAGCCATGACGACGGGCTTGGGGTAGGACAACAGGCGATAGGAGAGCTCGAATCCGCCTCTGAGCATGTCGATCGCCGGCTGAACCTCGCCGGAGGTAAGGATCTTCAGGTCGAAGCCGCCACTGAACACCCGTTCATTTCCGGTGATCACCAGCGCCCCGACGTCATCCCGGTCGGCGTTGTCGATGGCTTCGTTGAGGGCCTGCTGCATGGTCGGGCCCAACGCGTTGACCTTGCCGTCGTCCATCCTGATGACCGCGATGGAATCCTTGCGGCTGTAGATGACCGGACCGCTCATGGTTACTCCTTCGATACGGGCAGTCAGTCGATTGAATCAGATCTGCGTGATGGGTCTCAGCGAGCCCAGAGTTTTTCCGGTGCGCTCCCGGCGACGCCGACCGACTCCCTCAACCGCCCATCAGCATTCGCCACTGACTGAGATCTGTGGCGCGATACACATAGTTGGAACGCTTGACCTCCGACAGCGGGGCGCTTGGCTCGGCTGAATACCAATGTCCGGGGAAGAGGGTGGGGTCACCCGGAAGCTTGGCCAGCTGCTGCAGGCTGCGATAAATCTCGTCGGAGTCTCCGCCGGGAAAGTCGGTGCGTCCGCAGCCTTCGAGGAACAACGTGTCACCAGCGATCAGCCGGCCGTCGAGCAGAAAACACTGGCTGCCGGGCGTATGCCCCGGGGTGTGCAGCAGCTCGATGTCGATGTCGCCGACGCTGACCTTGTCACCGTGCTCATGGGTCGTCAGGTCGCCGATGGGTATCTCGGTAACCCGCGAAACCCACAGCGCTTCATGGGTGTTCACGTGCACCGGTACGGATCCCCGCTCCAGTAACTCGGCAAGTCCCTTGAGTTGAAAACCCATCATCGAACCGCCGACATGGTCGGGGTGGTGGTGGGTCACCAGCACCCCCGACAGGCGCATGTCGTCTGCCTCGAGCGCGTCGACCAGATCCCCGGCCGCGTACGCCGGGTCGACGACCATGCAGTCCCCGGTTTGGCGGTCGCCGATCAGGTACGCAAAATTGCGCATCTGTGTCGCGAACATATCGCCGGGGGCGAAATCACGACCAGAAAGCAGTTGACGGAAGTACAGCCGATCCTTTGACACGTCACCAGACTAGGTCTCGTCCAGCACGCGCCCAAGACCGCCAAGCGGGACGTCTTCATGTCGGGTACGGCAGGGATCGACCGACATGCCCAATTCCTTGATCACTGGCTTGAACGCGGTGGGTATTGTTGGGCCATGCTGACCAAGGTCGAGATCGAGGTTGACGACGGCCTGATCCAAGAGGCGATACGTCGTTACCGTTTGGCAGGTGCGCGCGAGGCCGTCAATCTCGCGCTACGGACCCTCCTCGGTGAATCGAGCGAGGAGTCGCACGATGAGGAGTACGACGAGTTCAGCGATCCCAGCGCCTGGGTTCCGCGGCATGGCAGCGACACCGGGTGAACCCGGCACGCGCCCTCTGACACCGCGTAGCCTTCGCTGCCCACGCCGGATCGTGACTCGTGGTTTGGTGACGTTGCGCGACAGGCTGTACCCTCTTTTAGGCCCGCGGCCCGACTGGTCGCTACGGGTCAGCGGCCCCCTTAGCTCAGTCGGCAGAGCGTTTCCATGGTAAGGAAAAGGTCAACGGTTCGATTCCGTTAGGGGGCTCGGCAGACGCCGCAGGCGGGCGGCCCCGACCGTAAGGTGGGGTGGCCCAGAGGCGATGTAGCTCAGTCGGTTAGAGCGAACGACTCATAATCGTTAGGTCGCCGGTTCGAGTCCGGCCATCGCTACAACTCAACCACGAGACGTTCTACGGAGTTGGGAAAGAGAAGAAAGAGAAAAGGACATGGCTTCCAGTACCGACGTGCGGCCGAAGATCACATTGGCATGTGAGGTGTGTAAGCATCGCAACTACATCACCAAGAAGAACCGCCGCAACGACCCGGACCGGCTCGAGGTAAAGAAGTTCTGCCCGAATTGCGGCAAGCACGAGGCGCACCGCGAGACGCGGTAGGGCAGCCCCGCAGCTAGTTATTCGGACCGAATAGGTAGGTTGTATAGCCGTGGCGCTGACCGAAGACATCGTCGGAATGCATTATCGGTACCCCGACTATTACGAGGTTGAGCGGGAGAAAATCCGCGAGTACGCCGTCGCCGTGCAAAACGACGACGCCTCGTTCTTCGAGGAGAGTGCGTCCACCGAACTTGGATATGGGGGCCTTTTGGCCCCGCTGACGTTCATCTGCGTATTCGGCTACAAGGCTCAGTCGGCGTTCTTCAAACAGGCGAACATCGCGACCTCTGAGGCGCAGATCGTCCAGGTTGACCAAGTTCTGAAGTTCATGAAGCCGATCGTGGCGGGCGACAAGCTCTATTGCGATGTGTATGTGGATTCGATGCGTCTAGCGCACGGCACTCAGATCATCGTGACCAAGAACGTAATCACCAACGAAGCTGGTGAGATTGTGCAGGAGACCTACACGACCCTGGCGGGCCGTGCCGGCGAGGATGGGGAAGAGGGATTTTCTGATGGCGCTGCGTGAGTTCGGTTCGGTCCAGGTTGGAGACCAGCTTCCGGAGAAGACCTACCCGCTGACCCGCGCCGATCTGGTGAACTACGCCGGGGTGTCGGGTGACCTGAACCCGATCCACTGGGACGACGAGATCGCCAAGGTCGTGGGGTTGGACACCGCGATCGCCCACGGCATGCTGACGATGGGCCTCGGCGGCGGCTACGTCACATCGTGGGTCGGCGATCCGGGCGCGGTCACCGAATACAACGTGCGGTTCACCTCGATCGTGCCGGTGCCCAACGACGGTAAGGGCGCCGAGATCGTGTTCACCGGCCGGGTGAAGTCGATTGATCCGGATAGCAAGTCGGTGACCATCGCACTGACAGCCACCACTGACGGCAAGAAGATCTTCGGTCGGGCCATCGCTTCGGCGAAATTGGCGTAGGCGGGCGCAGTTTATGGCTCTCAAGACCGACATTCGCGGGATGAGTTGGAAGTACCCGGACAGTTTCGTCGTGGGTCGCGAGCAGGTTCGGGGATTTGCACGATCCATCCAGTGTGAGGACGCGGCCTGTTACGACGAGGATGCCGCTGCCCAACTTGGCTACCCGGCCATCGTGGCGCCGATGACCTTCGTGACCATTCTTGCGAAACTCGTCCAATCGGATTTCTTCCGCAATGTCGACATCGGTATGGAGACGATGCAGATCGTCCAGGTCGACCAGAGGTTCGTGTTCCACAAACCGATATTGGCCGGGGACAGGTTGTGGGCTCGGATGGACATCCACTCGGTGGACGAGCGTTTTGGTGCCGACATCGTGGTCACCAAGAACATCTGCACCAACGACGACGGTGAGCTGGTCATCGAGGCCTTCACCACCCTGATGGGCCAGCAGGGTGATGGTTCGGCCAAGCTCAAATGGGACAAGGAAACCGGACAGGTCATCAGAACCGCGTGATTGGTGTCTGACTCCTACCGCCATGTACACTCGGACCTCGGGGTTTTCCCTAGATAAGCGCGCTTTCCGTAAGTGGAACGAGCGGAGTGAGCGACGGGTGAGACAAACCATCCGCCTCATGTCTCAGTTCGCGATCGGCCGAACGGAGGGCGCGCGCGTCATGTAAGCCCCGGCACAACGAGGTTGGCTCTGGCTTGGCTTGGTCTGGTCTGGTCCTGCCTGCCAGCCGCGAAGGGGCGTAGCTCAACTGGCAGAGCAGCGGTCTCCAAAACCGCAGGTTGCAGGTTCAAGTCCTGTCGCCCCTGCTGCAGGCCACCTCCGGCGACAACTCGGGTCGGGACGGCCGAAGCAAGAACGGACCATCGGTGACCATGGGTATCGTGCCATGGTGGACACTGGGAGGTGCCCGACGAGATCGGAACGGCTCGCGGGATAGCTAGCAAGCGAAGGAGCACGCGGTGAGCGACGAGGGCGACGCTGCCGACGAAGCGGTAGCCGACGGCGCCGACAGCGAGGACAACCGCGACAGTGGTGGGCGGACGGCTCTGGTGACAAAGCCGGCGGCACGACCGCACCGACCCACAGGCAAGCGGTCGCGACAGCGCGTGGCCGATGCCGACGAGGACGTGGACGACAGCGAGTCGGCCGAGGCTTCCGACGACACCGACGCCGCCAAGGAGGACTCGGGCAAGAAGGCCACGTCGAAGGATTCCAAGAAGGATTCCCGAGCCAAGACGGCCAAGAAGGGCAAACCGGGGGCGAGGCCAGCCAACCCGATCGCATTCGTCTACAACTACCTGAAGCAGGTCGTAGGCGAGATGCGGAAGGTGATCTGGCCGAACCGCAAACAGATGGTCACCTACACCTCGGTGGTGTTGGCGTTTCTGGCCTTCATGGTGGCGCTGGTCAGCCTGGCCGATTTCGGCTTGACCAAGCTGGTCCTGTTGGTGTTCGGCTGAGGTTCGACAGGGATAGAGAGGACTGAAAACCGTGACTACCTTCGACGGTGACCCGTCCACAGATGAGGCGGTCGACCTGCAGGAGGCCAGTGCCCCCCAAGACATAGCCACTCCACCGCTAGAGGCGGAAGACGCCGAAGAGGTTGACCCGGCCGCCGCGCTCAAGGCGGACCTGCGGGGCAAGCCTGGCGACTGGTATGTCATCCACTCCTACGCTGGCTACGAGAACAAGGTCAAAGCCAACCTTGAAACCCGGGTGCAGAACCTGGACGTCGGCGACTATATCTTCCAGGTGGAGGTGCCCACCGAAGAAGTTACGGAGATCAAGAACGGCCAGCGTAAGCAGGTCAACCGCAAGGTGCTGCCCGGCTACATCCTGGTGCGCATGGATTTGACGGACGACTCGTGGGCGGCGGTGCGCAACACGCCCGGGGTGACCGGGTTCGTTGGCGCAACGTCTCGCCCGTCGGCGCTCACTCTCGACGATGTGGTGAAGTTCCTGTTGCCGCGGGGCTCGACGAAAAAGACCGCGAAAGGTGCCGCGGCGACGACCACCGCGACCGCCGAGGCGGGTGGGCTGGAACGCCCGGTTGTCGAGGTCGACTACGAGGTGGGCGAATCGGTAACCGTGATGGACGGGCCCTTTGCCACGTTGCCGGCCACCATCAGCGAGGTCAACGGCGAACAGCAGAAACTCAAGGTGCTGGTCTCCATTTTTGGCCGCGAAACGCCGGTAGAACTGACCTTTACCCAGGTCTCCAAGATCTAGCTCACGCCCGCGTGCGGGCGGCCGCATGCATAAGACAGGCATAGACCAGGCATAAATCAGGAAGGAATATCGACACGTCATGGCCCCGAAGAAGAAGGTCGCCGGGCTGATCAAGCTGCAGATCGCGGCGGGGCAGGCTAACCCTGCACCGCCGGTGGGCCCTGCGCTCGGCCAGCACGGCGTCAACATCATGGAGTTCTGCAAGGCGTACAACGCCGCAACCGAGAATCAGCGCGGCAACGTTGTCCCGGTGGAGATCACGGTCTATGAGGACCGCAGCTTCACATTCGTGCTCAAGACGCCGCCCGCTGCCAAGTTGCTACTCAAGGCCGCTGGCGTGGCCAAAGGCTCATCGGAGCCGCACAAGACCAAGGTCGCCAAGGTGACGTGGGACCAAGTTCGTGAGAT
It includes:
- the nusG gene encoding transcription termination/antitermination protein NusG; translation: MTTFDGDPSTDEAVDLQEASAPQDIATPPLEAEDAEEVDPAAALKADLRGKPGDWYVIHSYAGYENKVKANLETRVQNLDVGDYIFQVEVPTEEVTEIKNGQRKQVNRKVLPGYILVRMDLTDDSWAAVRNTPGVTGFVGATSRPSALTLDDVVKFLLPRGSTKKTAKGAAATTTATAEAGGLERPVVEVDYEVGESVTVMDGPFATLPATISEVNGEQQKLKVLVSIFGRETPVELTFTQVSKI
- the hadC gene encoding (3R)-hydroxyacyl-ACP dehydratase subunit HadC, producing MALKTDIRGMSWKYPDSFVVGREQVRGFARSIQCEDAACYDEDAAAQLGYPAIVAPMTFVTILAKLVQSDFFRNVDIGMETMQIVQVDQRFVFHKPILAGDRLWARMDIHSVDERFGADIVVTKNICTNDDGELVIEAFTTLMGQQGDGSAKLKWDKETGQVIRTA
- the hadA gene encoding (3R)-hydroxyacyl-ACP dehydratase subunit HadA → MALTEDIVGMHYRYPDYYEVEREKIREYAVAVQNDDASFFEESASTELGYGGLLAPLTFICVFGYKAQSAFFKQANIATSEAQIVQVDQVLKFMKPIVAGDKLYCDVYVDSMRLAHGTQIIVTKNVITNEAGEIVQETYTTLAGRAGEDGEEGFSDGAA
- a CDS encoding patatin-like phospholipase family protein, with the translated sequence MEAPRQRADLVLSGGGVKFMGLVGAIAGLLDAGYTTYRVSGVSAGSVVAVISAAASKADQLASDQIRELALSVPLSKWRDAGPVPLLGSALGLMRDSAMYRGDAAYDWIRGELKNLGVTTFGELALDDDQLPVEQRYRVAVTVADLTRAQLVRLPWDYRRVYGVDPDEQPVAMAVRASMAIPFIYPPVTVTGMDGLRSTLVDGGVLSSFPIDSLDRIDRIPPRWPTFGITVIPKLAEGVEQAFPALRPLRFLQQSALLESLFTTMLVGHDQAHLSQPWVSARTIPVASTDVGVLDFDIATSRLEELYDRGYAATEAFLSSWDWPQYLQRFRQFPE
- a CDS encoding MBL fold metallo-hydrolase → MSKDRLYFRQLLSGRDFAPGDMFATQMRNFAYLIGDRQTGDCMVVDPAYAAGDLVDALEADDMRLSGVLVTHHHPDHVGGSMMGFQLKGLAELLERGSVPVHVNTHEALWVSRVTEIPIGDLTTHEHGDKVSVGDIDIELLHTPGHTPGSQCFLLDGRLIAGDTLFLEGCGRTDFPGGDSDEIYRSLQQLAKLPGDPTLFPGHWYSAEPSAPLSEVKRSNYVYRATDLSQWRMLMGG
- the rpmG gene encoding 50S ribosomal protein L33, which translates into the protein MASSTDVRPKITLACEVCKHRNYITKKNRRNDPDRLEVKKFCPNCGKHEAHRETR
- a CDS encoding type II toxin-antitoxin system VapB family antitoxin, whose amino-acid sequence is MLTKVEIEVDDGLIQEAIRRYRLAGAREAVNLALRTLLGESSEESHDEEYDEFSDPSAWVPRHGSDTG
- a CDS encoding ferredoxin, with product MRIVVDLNRCLGYAQCVPLAPSVLKLSGEEALTYDPNPDDTERLRVLRAAASCPVQAIIVEKADAQLDTKLDDR
- the hadB gene encoding (3R)-hydroxyacyl-ACP dehydratase subunit HadB, with the protein product MALREFGSVQVGDQLPEKTYPLTRADLVNYAGVSGDLNPIHWDDEIAKVVGLDTAIAHGMLTMGLGGGYVTSWVGDPGAVTEYNVRFTSIVPVPNDGKGAEIVFTGRVKSIDPDSKSVTIALTATTDGKKIFGRAIASAKLA
- the secE gene encoding preprotein translocase subunit SecE; protein product: MSDEGDAADEAVADGADSEDNRDSGGRTALVTKPAARPHRPTGKRSRQRVADADEDVDDSESAEASDDTDAAKEDSGKKATSKDSKKDSRAKTAKKGKPGARPANPIAFVYNYLKQVVGEMRKVIWPNRKQMVTYTSVVLAFLAFMVALVSLADFGLTKLVLLVFG
- a CDS encoding crotonase/enoyl-CoA hydratase family protein encodes the protein MSGPVIYSRKDSIAVIRMDDGKVNALGPTMQQALNEAIDNADRDDVGALVITGNERVFSGGFDLKILTSGEVQPAIDMLRGGFELSYRLLSYPKPVVMACTGHAIAMGAFLLSSGDHRVAAHAYNVRANEVAIGMVVPYAALEIIKLRLTPSAYQQSAGLAKTFFGETALAAGFIDEIALPEVVVSRAEEAAQEFAELDQRSHAATKLRARAEALKAIRAGIDGIEAEFGL
- the rplK gene encoding 50S ribosomal protein L11 gives rise to the protein MAPKKKVAGLIKLQIAAGQANPAPPVGPALGQHGVNIMEFCKAYNAATENQRGNVVPVEITVYEDRSFTFVLKTPPAAKLLLKAAGVAKGSSEPHKTKVAKVTWDQVREIAETKKADLNANDIDAAAKIVAGTARSMGITVE
- the cynS gene encoding cyanase; amino-acid sequence: MNRNEITEQIVVARLAKGLSWQELADAIGRPVMWTTSALLGQHPIPAELGRVLVKKLGIDESAVPTLAAVPMRGGLPTSVPTDPTIYRLYEALQVYGGAIKELIHEQFGDGIMSAINFHADVQKKPHPSGDRVVVTFNGKFLPYQWVSADDTPDVGVGH